The uncultured Fusobacterium sp. DNA window GTTCTTTATCAAAAGCTTTTACTGCTCCAGTAATATAAGCTTCCTTTTGAATAGTATAATCTGTGTAGTTTCCATTATAAGTTTTTAAAGTTTTTCCTTCCATTTCAAAGATTCTATTAACTACATTATCTAAGAAATATACATCATGGGAAATTACCATTATAGCTTTTTTATAATCTTTCAGCATCTTTTCAAGCCACTCTATTGCATTTAAGTCTAAATGGTTAGTAGGCTCGTCTAATATTAAAAGTTCTGGTTCTTCTAGAAGTATCTTTCCAAGGGCTACCCTTGACATCTGTCCTCCAGATAGATCTCCTACTTTATTATTCCATAAACTTTCTGCTAAACTTAAACCATTTAAAATTTGCTTAACTTTATACTCAACAGCATAACCTTCATTTTGCTCATATCTAGCTGTAATTTTTCCAAGCTCTTCCATAGTTTTATCAAAGTCATCTAAATTTTCTGCTAAAATTATATTTAATTCTTGTATTCTATGATAGTCTTGTCTAAGATTATCAAATACTGTCATCAACTCTTCAAATACTGTATTTTCTTTATTTAAAGTTGGATTTTGTGAAAGATATCCTATCTTTAGTCCACCTTTTTTAGCTATTGTTCCCCTTTGATTAGTAGCTGGATCTACCTCATCATATTCAAGCCCTAAAAGAATTTTTATTAAAGTTGATTTTCCTGCTCCATTTATTCCTATTATTCCAATTTTATCCTTTTCATCCACTGAAAAACTTACATTTTTAAATAGTGTTTCTCCTGAAAATCCCATATATAAGTCATTAACTTGTAAAAGTGCCATCTCTAACTTTCCTTTCAAAAAATTTTATCATTCTACCCATTATATCATATTTTTTAGGAATATTCCTCTTCAATTTATAATTTTCTCTTCATCTCTATTTAGATTATATTTTTACTTTGATAAATTTCAACCTTAGTATTTAATTTTGAGTAAATATTCTCCACAAACCATTTCTCACTTGATTTTATCGAAATCTTTTCTACAGCAATCCAATCTAAATCACTATTTTCATCTGGATTTATCAAAAGTTTTTCTGTTTCTTCTGCTTCTAGTAAAAATGTTATATTCAGATGAAGGTGAGAGGAAACATATTTACCTTTTTTTATATGTCCATCTACAGTAAGAATTTCCAAAGAAAAAATTTCATCTAATAAAAACTTAATATTAGTAACTCCACTTTCTTCTCTAACTTCTTTTAATATAACTTCTCTTAAATTGCTCTCTCCATCTGTATGTCCACCAAGCCAAGCCCAAGAATTATATATATTATGATAACACATCAAGACTTTTTTTCTATCTGGTGTTACTATCCAAGCTGATACAGTAAAATGATATTTTTGATTTTCTCTCGTTAAAACATTATCCTCGTTTTCCAAAATTTCAAGAATAATCTGTTTATCTCTCTCTTCTTGCTCATTAAAAGGTACATATCTCTCAATCTCTTTTTTTAATTTTTCTATTTCAAATGTAACTTCTTTTAACATAATCTTACCTCATTTATAAAATATCTGTAGTAAAATTATATCATACTTTAAAGAAAATTCTTATCTCATAATTTACTTAAAAAAGGAGCTCTCACAAACTCTTAAATTGTAACAGCTCCTAAATTTATATATTTTTAATTCTTCTCTTTAGGATAAATCTTATTAACAGTACCATAGATTACTGGGAAAATAAATAGCGTTAGCATAGTAGAAGCAAATAATCCAAAGATTATAGTTGCTGCCATATCTCCATAAAGTGGATCCCATAATAGTGGTATCATTCCAAAGATAGTGGTAAGAGCAGCAAGTCCTACTGATCTTATTCTACTTACAGCAGAATCTACTAAAGCTTCAAACTTATCCTTTTTCAATATATCAATCTCATAGTTAATCTCATCCATCATTACAATTACATTTTTTATCATCATTCCAGTTAAGGATAATGCTCCTATTATTGACATAAATCCAAAACTTTTTCCTGTTATAAATAATCCAGGAGCAATACCTATCATAGCTAAAGGTAAAGTAATTCCTATAAGTATTGGTGTTTTTATATTTGCAAAAAGTAATATACAAATTATAAACATTAAAATAGCTGGTATTGGAGTAGCACCTAATATTGCCTTATTATTTTTTTCCTGTTCATAAGCTTCTCCTAGCCATTTCATTTTATATCCTTTTGGTAATTCTATTTTTTCAATTTTATCTTTAAATTCTTCTCTTACACTTTCTGCAGCTACTCCTACTGGAACATCACATTGAACTGTAATTGTTCTAACTCTATCTCTTCTCCAAACTTGTCCCTCTTGGAAAGTTAACTTTCCACCATTAATTACTGAAGAGAGTGGTTGAGCTTCTATATTTACTCCCCATATTGGAGTTTGCTCAATATTAGTAAGTTGATTTTTTTCTCTACTATTTTTTTCTTTTAAAACAACTGTTAATTGTTGATCCCCCTCTTTTATTTTTCCAATTGGCATACCCTCTCCACTTCTCATAAGTCCAGTACCTAAATCAATAGGAGAGATATTTCCTCTTCTTCCCTTGTATTGTGAATAGTCAGCTTCCCATGTAAGTAACTTATTTCTCCAGTTATTTTTTACATTCAATGCTCTTGGAGAAGTTTTCATAATATCCATAGCTTCTTGAGCTAAATTTCTAAGTACTTGTGGATCTGGTCCTGAAAAAGCTACTTCAATAGGATATTGTGCTGGAACTCCATTAGGATATTTTTTTACACTTACACTTACTCCAGCTATATTTTCATTGGCAAAATCTACTGCCTTAGCTCCTACTCTCTCTACATCCTTTACTTTCTTTACATTTAAAATAAGTTGAGCAAAAGATGGATTTGGCATCTCTGGAATAGTAGCAGTATAATATCTAACTGGAGAAGCCCCAATAGTTGTTGTAATATCCACTACTCCTTCATCTTCAGCTAAATACTCTCTTAATTCTTTAGCAGCTTTTTCTATAACATCAACCTTACTTCCCTCTGGTGCCCACATATTTATAGTAAATCCTCTCTTATCTGAATCTGGAAAGAAAGTTTTAGGAATTTTAATAAACAATAAACAACACCCTAAAAAAGTTGCTATTAATACAGTTAATACCAGTTTTCTTTTATTTAATAATGCAGTTAAAAACCTCTTTGCCTTTTCATAGAATCTTTTTTCTCTTTCACTCTCTTGTGTTACTTTTCCACCTTCAAGATAAAGTTTACAATAAACTGGAGTTTGAGTTAGACATAATACCCAACTTAATAAAAGTGAAATCCCTATAACCCAAAATGAAGAACTTACATATTCTCCTATATAAGTTGGCATAATTGACCCTGGTAAAAAAGCTAATGCAGCTATTAAAGTTGCTCCAAGTAATGGAATAGCTGGTTTATATGTTGACTCTTTAAGAGCTGTTTCCATATCCATTCCTTTACTTCTTCTTACTAATACTCCATCTACTATAACTATTGAGTTATCCACTAACATTCCCATAGCTATAATAAATGATCCAAGAGATACCCTTTGCATATCTATCTTCATTCCATACATGAAAATAAGAGTTCCTAGTATTGAAAGAACAAGTCCACTTCCTATAATAAGTCCACTTCTCATTCCCATAGTAAAAAGTAATACTCCTACTACAGTTGCAACTGACATAATAAGATTGATTACAAAATTGTCTATTGCAGCTATAACCAAATCTGGTTGGTAATAAACTTTTTCTATATTTATTCCAATTGGTAATTTCTCTTTTAGTTCTACTATCTTCTCATCTATTTTTTTCCCAGTTTCTACTACATTGGTTCCTTTTTCTGGAGATAGAGATATTCCCATTGCCATTTTATTATTGTAGTACATTTTTTGAGTTATTGGCTCAACATATCCCTTTTCTAATTTAGCAACATCCTTTAATCTTACTATTTGATCACTACCATCTGGAAGTTTTTTAGAAAATACTACTAAATTTTCTAAATCCTCTAAACTTTTTATCTCATTATTAAATCTAATAGGAACTCTTAAATTTCCATAATCTATAGTTCCTCCCCCTGAAATCAAGTTTTCACTCAAAAGAGAAGTAGCTATAAATTTTGTATTCAATCCCATTTTACTAATTTTTTCTCTATCTATAATTACCTCAACTGCTTCATTTACCTTTCCAAATTCTGCTACTTGAGTAATTCCTGAGATTGAGTTTAATTCCTTAGTTATATATTCAGTATATTTTTTTAACTCTGAATAAGAGTACCCATCACTTGTTACAGCTAAAAACATTCCATACACTGAACCATAATCATCTAAGACCACAGGAGGTATAGTCCCTATTGGAAGATATAATTTTACATCATCAATTTTTTTTCTTAAGTTATCCCAATATTGATCTACTTCTTTAGCAGGAATACCCTCATCTAATTTTAACTTTACCTCTGAATATCCTGGCTTAGAAACACTTTGAATAAAATCTACATTTGGAAGTTTATTTACAGCTTCCTCTATTTTATTTGTAACTTGTAACTCCACAGTATGTGCATCTGCTTCTGGATAAAGTGTAATTATCAAAGCCTCTTTTATCTTAAACTCAGGGTCTTCTAATTTTCCTAATTTACTATAGGAAAAAATTCCTCCCAAAACTAGAAGAAAAACTAAAAATCTTACAACTACTGTATTTTTTATTGAGTAATCTATAATTTTCATATTCTCCTCCTATAAAACTTTTCCCACATTAGTTTCTGTAAATGGTTGTAACTCTTTTACTTTTTGTCCTTCACTTAACTCATGTACCCCTTTAGTAACAATTTTTTCTCCTATTGTCACTCCCTCTATAATAACTTTTCCATTATCATAAGGAGCTATCATTGTTACCTCTTTACTTGTTACTTCTCCATTATTATATATCCAAACTCTACTCTTACCATCTCTTTCAAAAACAGCTTCCACAGGGATAGTTACCTCTTTTTTCTCTTGACTATTACAAGCAATTTTAACTATTCCCATAGTATCCACTAAAAGTTGAGAATTTTCCCCTTCAAAGTTAAAAGTAACTGGATATGTCATTTTTCCTATATTTTTAACTTTTCCAATCTCAGCTATTTTTAGCTTATAATGTTTATTATCAAAAATAAACTCTCCTCTTCCTTTTTCAATTCCCTTTATATCCCTATCTGATACACTGATTTTAACCTGCTTTTCTCCTACAGAAGAGATAGCCACTACTGGAATACCACCAGCTACTACACTTCCCTCATCAGCAAATTTCTTATTTATATATCCATCATATGGAGCTTTCAACTCTGTATCAGCAAGTTGATTTTTACAATTTTCTACTCCTTGTAATGCTTCTTGATATTGAGAAAACATTGCTAATTCTCCAGCTGTTGCAGATTTTAATCCTGCTAATGCTTCATCATAACTTTTTTTAGGTATAGCTTTCTCTTTATATAAAGTTTCAACTCTTTCAAATTGCTTTTTAGCATTCTCAGCTACTGCCTTAGAAGCCTCATAAGCATTTTTTGCTACCTTACTTTTATTTTCAAAAGCTTTAAGTTGAACCTCATAATCTCTAGTATCCATTATAGCTATGATATCACCTTTTTTCACAAAGCTTCCTATCTCTACATTCATCTTTTTTATAGGTCCTGCTACTTTAAAAGATAAAATTGATTCATTTCCTGAACTTACTATTCCAGGATACTCATAGTATAATTCTTGAGGAAGAGGAGCTACTATACTTGTTTCTACAGGTCTAATTATCTCTTTTACCTCTTTTTCACACCCAACTAATAAAATACCTAACATAAGTATCACAATTTTTAATCTCATTATCTTTCTCCGTTGCCAAAAATCTATAAAAATATAGAAATTTGTTTATTTCCTTCTTCTACAAGTCCGATTTTGCTATAGCTACTTTCGTTTGATATAACTCTCCAAAGGCTTAAATTCGGATACAACGCGTCCTACACATCAGCATTTTCTTCTTTGTGAAATTATGCTAATTTATACATAGATAAATTCAGTGAAGCATTATAGTCTCTATCTATTACTACTCCACAATGTGAACACCTATAAACTCTATCTTTCAGTTTTAAATCTTTCTTTATAGAACCACACTGACTACAAGTTTTTGATGATGGATAAAATTTATCTGCTACTACTAATTCTATCCCATTTAATTCAGTTTTATAGGTTATATACTCTCTAAACTTATGAAAACATTGTTTTCTTACTGAATCTGATAGATGTTTATTCTTCATCATTCCAGAAACATTCAAATCTTCTATTACAATTCTATATGGTTTGGTTTTCACTATACTTGTCGTAACTTGATGAAGATAGTTATTTCTAATATTATTTAATTTTCTATGTATTAGTCTTGTTGTATTTTCTAACTTTTCTATATTTTTAGTTTTAATAAATTGACAACGCACACCTCCCTCTTTTTTTATTTTGTTCATCTCATATTTTCTACTAATTTGTTTTTGTTTCTGTTTTAATCTTTTTTCTAGTTTTTTAACTTTTTTAGTTTTATTAATATTTTTAAAAATTTTTCCATCTGAACAAATTGCTAAATCTTTTAATCCTAAATCTATTCCTAATGAAACATCTGTCAGTTCTTCCTGTTTTTTCTCAACTTCTACTCCAATAGATATATACCAATATTTATTATCATAGGTAATTCTAGGGTTGTTGTATTTAGCTCCAGTAGGTATTTGTTCTCTTATGTTTATCCAACCTACTTTTTCAATCAAGATCTTTTTATCTTTAATTTTTAATTTTATAGGGTCATTGTAAAAACTAGGTTTATTTTTCTTTTTACTTTTAAATTTTGGTTTATTAGCTAAACCTTTAAAAAATCTTTTATAGGAGTTACAAGCATCTTTTACTGCTTGTTTAGTTATATTATTTGATACTTCATTTAACCAAATTAGCTCAGATTTTTTTAGTTGAGTTAATTCTTTTCTGATGACTCCATCGCTAATAAATTTACCACCATTTTTATAGTTTTCTTCCTGTTTTGCGATAGTATAGTTATAGATAAATCTCGCAGTTCCAACAGATTGCCATAATTTTTGTTCTTGCTCTCTAGTTGGATAAAGCCTAACTTTCTTTGCAAGTATCATCTTCCATTAACTCCTTAATCATTTTTTTAGCCTTATTAGCTCTTTTTCCTTGAAGTCTACAACTAAATACAGTAACTATTTGAATCAAGTCCTCTACTAACTCCTGTTCTTCAGTTCTTTCTGTATTATCAATAATTTCAATTGTTGTTCCATATTTTTCACAAAGATTTTCTATCAATTCATATCCGAATCTAATTAATCTATCTTTATAAAGAATCACAACTTTTTCAACTTCTGAATTAGTAATCATATCAATTAATTGATTTAAACCTTTTTTATTGTAGTTAATTCCACTTCCAATATCTGTTATTATCTCAAATTGATAGCCTTTAGCAATCATATATGTTCTTACATTTTCAATCTGTCTTTCAAGATCATCTTTTTGTTTATTTGAACTAACTCTACAATAACCAACAATTTTTTTATTAATTTTAACTTTCCCCTTCAAACCTAAAAAATTATTAAGTTGTTCTTGAGAGTAATATCTTGTTCCAGCATTAGTTACATAAGCAGGTTTAAAAGTATTGTTTTTATCCCAATTCCTAAGAGTTTGAATTGTTTTTCCTATTTTATTTGCAAATTCTCCTATTGAGTAATATTTCATTTTCTCACCTCAATAGTATTATACCATAATCTATAAATTATTTATAGAATTTTATATTGAATTATATGTTTTTTATAACAGTCATAACCCTCCTCTTACTGGATTTTCTCCCATAGCTATACTTAGTGCTCCTAAAGCTAACTCATATTGATATTGTACTTTTTCTTTTAAACTTAAAGCTTCATTATATTCAGCTAAAGCCTTATAAAACTCTTCATCTCCGATCATTTCAACTTTTCTTTCAACCATTCTTTGATTTAATTTTCCTGTTTCTGCTTCATAATTAAGTTTAGCCATATTCCACATCTCTTGAGCTGTTTTTACATTTTCATAAGCTTTTGTTACTTCTAACACTGTTGTCATAAACTCTTTTTCTAAAGTTAACTCCCCTATTTTCTCTCTTCTCACTGCTTTTTTATACTCGTTAACATTTTTAAATCCATTAAATACACTTATAACTCCACTTACATTTCCAAAAAGAAAATCAGGATCAGCTAAAGTATGATTACTATTATTAATATACCCTCCCCCTAAAACTATCTTAGGTAAGAAATTAGTAATTGCAATCTTTTTCAAATCTTCATTTATTTCCTGTCCCTTTTCTCTCATTTGTAAAATCTCATTTCCATTTAAGGCTTTATATATACACTCATCTAAAGTTGGTAAAACTACCTCTATACTCTCTATTTTCTCAATTTTAATATCTTCTTGTAAATTAAGATTTAATGTCTTTTTTAAATTCATCTTAGCGATTCTTAAATCTCTTTGATTTTTATTTAAAGCAATCTCTTGGCTTTCAACTAGAGCTTGTACTTTTTTTAGTTCCCATTCTAAAACTCCTTCTACTTTTAAAGAAGTTTCAACCTTTTTTTCTAACTCTTGGGAAGACTTTAAACTATTGATAAGAGTTTCTTTCTCTGACTCTAAAGCTAAAATATAAAAATATTGACTCATTACTTGTAATTGTAGCATCTTATCAGCAAGACTTTCAGCTAATTTACTAATATCTTCTCCTTTTTGTCTAGCACTGTATAGATACCAAGTAGATGGAACAAATATAGGTATCTGTGCAGCCACTCCAGTAGTATAGAAGCTCTCATCTATAAGTTTAGTTTCAATAGAAGATGGTAAATGCATAGCCGCTCCCAAAGGACCTAAATCCAATCCCATCTCTATATTAATATCATCATCTAATCTTGTATAACTACCCCCTAAAGTAATAGATGGTAAAAAATTTCCAAAAGCTATTTTTTTATCTAAAGTAGCTATCTCTCTTTCTAACTCTTTTATTTTTAAATCTAAATTTCTTTCTCTAGCTATTTTTAAAGTTTCCTCTAAAGATAGAGTTGGACCATACTTTTCCAAATATTCTTTCTCTTCTTGTACAGTTACAAGTTTTTCTTTTTCTACTTGAGTACTACTACACCCTACTATAAATAAAGAGAGAATTATTATTAAACTTTTTAAATTCATACTTTTCTCCTTTTTAGACTATATAGTCTATTTTTTTCTTGAAGTATATTCCTTTTCTAATAATTTGTCAAGATATTTTTCAGCCCTTGATTTTACTATATTTTCCATCAAAAAATCACTATTTTTTCATCACTATTTTATCTTTCAAGTATTCCATACAACATTATATCTATCCACTTTTCTGCTGTTCTATCATACTCTTGAGAAATTTCCTCTATTTCTTCACTTTTTTGAGCTTTTCCATAAAATTTTTCATTTAACATATTTTGAACAGCATCTAATAAAAATATTATCTCTTCTGGCTTTAATCCATGTCTAATTTTTATTTTCTTTAAAATTTTCATAGAAAATTGATAGTTTAATTCATCTAAACTCTTAGTTATCTTTTTTATCTCCCCTTTTAAATGGTCTGGCATTTTTAAAAGAGTATTAAAAAATATCTTCTGTAAAAGTGGATTTTCTCTAAAAAAATGATATCTTATATCTAAAAAATTTTTTATCTCCTCTCTCCAATCATCATTATCTTTTAACTTACTCTTATAGTAATCCAACATAGTATCATAACAATATCTAACACATAAAAGATACAACTCATCCTTATCTTTAAAATGATGATACATCACTCCTTTAGAAATATTCCCATCTGTACATATTCTATTGATAGAAGATTTTTCATAACTATAATTAGCAAATTCATTTAATGCAGTTTGAAGTATCTTAAAACGGACAATCATACTCTTACTTTTTTGACTCATTTCTCTTTTCCCCCTTAAATTAGACTTACTAGTTTAATTTCTTTGTGATATAATATTAACATATTTATTTAAAATAATCTATAATATTTTGAGGAGGTTATATGATTTATAGAATTTTAATCTTTCTTTTTCTTTCCTTCTCTCTTTTTTCACAGGAGTATCAAAGCAAAGAACAAAGAATAGATGCAATAGATCAAGAGATAGAAATTCTCTTACAAAAAAAAGAGAGTTTAGAAAATTTAAAAAGTAAAATTTTAAAAAGTAATTCAAAGGGAATAAAAAGTGGTAACTTTGATTCTCGTCCTAAAATTGCTTTAGTTTTAAGTGGTGGTGGAGCAAAAGGAGCTGCACATATTGGAGTTTTAAAAGTTTTAGAGGAGTATCAAATTCCAATAGATTTTATAGTTGGAACAAGTGCTGGAAGTATTATTGGAGCTATGTATTCAGTTGGTTATTCTCCTGAAGAGATAGAAAAAACTATTTTAGATATGAATTTTTTTGCTCTTATGAATAATAATAAAGATAGAAGTTTAAGAACAATTGAAGATAAATTTGCCAGTGAAAAATATCCTTTTAAAGTTAATATTGATAAAAATATGAATTTATCACTCCCTATGGGATTTTTAAATGGTGAATATATCTATCTGCAATTAAAAAATATCTTTAGTAGAGCTGAAAATATAAGTGAATTTGATAAACTTCCTATTCCATATAGAGCAATTACTACTAACTTGAATACAGGAGAAGAAGTTATTATAAAAGATGGTGATTTAGCTTTAGCTACTTTTAAAAGTATGGCAATTCCTAGTTTTTTAGAGCCAGTTCAAGATGGAGAAAACTACTTTGTAGATGGTGGTGTTACAAACAATCTTCCTGTTGATACAGCTATAAATATGGGAGCTGATATAGTAATTGCTGTGGATATTGGAGCTAATCCCACTGATATTGGAAATAATTCCAACGTAGCAGCAGTTCTAGATAAAATTTCCACATATAAAGGAAATAAAAATATAAAATTTCAAAAAAAATTAGCTGATATTCTCATTGTTCCAAATGTAAAAGAGCATAATACTATTGATTTTTCAAATTTAGATGCCTTGGTTAAAGAGGGAGAAAAATCAACTTTAGAATTTAATTATCTTTTAAAAAATCTCTCTTTTTCAAAAGAGTTTCAGGAACAAAAATCTAAAAAATTAGAAGAAAATAAGTTTGAAATTTCTAAAATTAAGTTAATAGGAAATTCCATTTTAAGTGAGAAAAAAGTTGAAAACTTAGCTCCTCATACTGATGGAAAACTCTATACTAAGGTGGATTTAGAACTTTGGACTAAAAAAATCTATGCTATCCCTTATATAGAAAAAGTCTACTATGAAGTTAATGATCAAGAGATTACTTTTACTATTAGAGAAAAGGATAGTATCAATATAGGAAGTTCTCTTAACTACATATCTGACTATGGAGCTTCTATTAAAATAGCTACTACAGTTCCAAATTTTGGAGTTTGGACACAAAACTATACTCTCACTGCTGAACTATCTAAATATCCAAAAATAAATGTTAGCTCTCTTTCATTCTATGAAATGGGAAATTTTAAATTGTTAGGTTCTTTTGATATAGGTTATAAAAATTTTCCTTTCTTTATATATAATAATGGAGATAAAGTTTCTACTTATAAAAGTGAAATCTTTAGTGGAGAACTATCTTTAGGAACAACTTTTTCAAGCAGTGTAGTTTCAGGAGTAAAATTAGGATATGAAAACTATCGAACTAATTATTATGAAGGAGATAAAAAATACTTAGATTTTGAAGATATTAACCAATTTGTTTATTTAAAACCTTTTATCTATTTTGACACTTTAGATAATAAGGCTTTCCCTTCAAAAGGAACATCTTTCTTACTTCTTTCTTTTGCTGGGGAAGAGATTAGAGATAAAAATGAATATCATGGATTTTCTGGAAATATTTCATTAAACTTTCCTTTAAATAACAAATTTTCTTTATCTTTAGGTGGTAGTTTAGGAAAAATCTCTGGAGATTCTTTAAGTAATAGTAAACTATTTAGAATAGGTGGAAGTAAAAACTCTGGAATTAGTTATGCTTTTACTGGTTTACCTACTATGGGTAGATATGCTGATGAATTTTATATTGGAAGTATTGGAATGAAATATAATCTCACAGATACTCTTTATCTTTTAGGAGTATATAATGTTATGACATATTCTGATGGAGATTTATCTTTCCAAAAACATTCTGAACTTTGGGAAGATAAAGAATATGGTTATGGAGGAGGTATTGGTTGGGATACTTTCTTAGGACCTATGACATTTATGGTAGCTAATAATATAGATAAAGACTCCCCATTATTTGAGTTGTACTTAGGACATATTTTTTAGATTTTCTTAAATTTTTTAAGGAAATTCATTAGTTATGTGGTAAAATATATAAAAGAAGTAGTTTTATAAGGAGGAAGATTTTTATGAAATATGGAGCTATTGATGCAGGTGGAAAAAGATTTATCTGTGGAATTACTGATGAAAATGGAAATACTCTAGAAAAAATAAGTTTTTTAACTGAAACACCAGAAAAAACTATTCCTTCTGTTATTGAGTTTTTTAAAAATAAAGGTATTTCAGCTTTAGGAATAGGATGTTTTGGTCCTTTAGATTTAAATCCAAATTCACAAACTTATGGTTATATTACCTCTACTCCTAAAGAAGCTTGGAGAAATTATAATATAGTTGGTGTTCTTAAAGAAAATCTAAATATTCCTATCTATTTAGATACAAATATTAACGCTGCCCTTCTTGGAGAATCTATGTGGGGAGCGGCTAAAAATGTTAAAAACTCTATCTATCTAACAATAGGAAGTGGAATTGGTGGAGGAGCTATTGTTGAAGGGAAACTTGTCCATGGTTTAATTCACCCTGAAATGGGACATATCTTTGTAAGTAGACACCCTAGAGATAAATTTACTGGTACTTGTCCTTTCCATGGTGGTAACTGTTTAGAGGGAATGGCATCTGGACCAGCAATAGAAAAAAGATGGAACTGTTCTCTTGAAAGATTAGCCTCTGATCATCCAGCTTGGCAATTAGAAGCATATTACATTGCCCATGCATTAGTTAACTATATCTTAGTTGTTTCTCCAGAAAAGATTATTCTTGGTGGAGATGTTATGAAGCATAAACAACTTTTCCCTATAATTAGAAAAGCTGTAGTTAAACTATTAAATGGTTATGTACAAAATGAACATATTTTTAAAGATATTAATAATTATATTGTTTCTCCAGATTTAGGAGAAAACTCAGGATTCTTTGGAGCTGTTGCTCTTTGTATAAAAAATCATAAATAAAATCACCTAATAATATAAGGGGCTGTTGCAATTTAAGAATTTGCAACAGCCTCTTCATTTACTCTTATTTTAATTTGAAAAATCTAATTTATCACTCTTCTCATTACTGGATCTTTTCTACTAAAGTTCTTATAAATAAATATTGAAATCATACAAGTTATTACTTCAACAGTAGGAAAAGCTACCCAAACTCCTGTAAGTCCATAAAATCTTCCTAAAATATATGCCATTGGAAGTAAAAGAACTAATTGTCTTAACATAGTTATAGTAAGAGAAGGAACCCCCTTTCCAATTGCTTGTAAAAAACATGAGAATATAAAACAGATACTTCCAAAAGAATAGCTTGTAGATATTATCCTTATTGTTTTTACTCCCATTGTCATCATCTCATCAGTAGCATTGAAAAAATGTAAAATCTCCTCTGGGAAAATCCAAAATAAAACACTTCCTAAAAAATTTATCAAAACACATATTATTATAGAATAATTTAAAACTTCAGATAATCTTCTATGATTTTTTGCTCCATAACTATATCCCAT harbors:
- a CDS encoding IS607 family transposase, yielding MKYYSIGEFANKIGKTIQTLRNWDKNNTFKPAYVTNAGTRYYSQEQLNNFLGLKGKVKINKKIVGYCRVSSNKQKDDLERQIENVRTYMIAKGYQFEIITDIGSGINYNKKGLNQLIDMITNSEVEKVVILYKDRLIRFGYELIENLCEKYGTTIEIIDNTERTEEQELVEDLIQIVTVFSCRLQGKRANKAKKMIKELMEDDTCKES
- a CDS encoding TolC family protein: MNLKSLIIILSLFIVGCSSTQVEKEKLVTVQEEKEYLEKYGPTLSLEETLKIARERNLDLKIKELEREIATLDKKIAFGNFLPSITLGGSYTRLDDDINIEMGLDLGPLGAAMHLPSSIETKLIDESFYTTGVAAQIPIFVPSTWYLYSARQKGEDISKLAESLADKMLQLQVMSQYFYILALESEKETLINSLKSSQELEKKVETSLKVEGVLEWELKKVQALVESQEIALNKNQRDLRIAKMNLKKTLNLNLQEDIKIEKIESIEVVLPTLDECIYKALNGNEILQMREKGQEINEDLKKIAITNFLPKIVLGGGYINNSNHTLADPDFLFGNVSGVISVFNGFKNVNEYKKAVRREKIGELTLEKEFMTTVLEVTKAYENVKTAQEMWNMAKLNYEAETGKLNQRMVERKVEMIGDEEFYKALAEYNEALSLKEKVQYQYELALGALSIAMGENPVRGGL
- a CDS encoding TetR/AcrR family transcriptional regulator, coding for MSQKSKSMIVRFKILQTALNEFANYSYEKSSINRICTDGNISKGVMYHHFKDKDELYLLCVRYCYDTMLDYYKSKLKDNDDWREEIKNFLDIRYHFFRENPLLQKIFFNTLLKMPDHLKGEIKKITKSLDELNYQFSMKILKKIKIRHGLKPEEIIFLLDAVQNMLNEKFYGKAQKSEEIEEISQEYDRTAEKWIDIMLYGILER
- a CDS encoding patatin-like phospholipase family protein, whose translation is MIYRILIFLFLSFSLFSQEYQSKEQRIDAIDQEIEILLQKKESLENLKSKILKSNSKGIKSGNFDSRPKIALVLSGGGAKGAAHIGVLKVLEEYQIPIDFIVGTSAGSIIGAMYSVGYSPEEIEKTILDMNFFALMNNNKDRSLRTIEDKFASEKYPFKVNIDKNMNLSLPMGFLNGEYIYLQLKNIFSRAENISEFDKLPIPYRAITTNLNTGEEVIIKDGDLALATFKSMAIPSFLEPVQDGENYFVDGGVTNNLPVDTAINMGADIVIAVDIGANPTDIGNNSNVAAVLDKISTYKGNKNIKFQKKLADILIVPNVKEHNTIDFSNLDALVKEGEKSTLEFNYLLKNLSFSKEFQEQKSKKLEENKFEISKIKLIGNSILSEKKVENLAPHTDGKLYTKVDLELWTKKIYAIPYIEKVYYEVNDQEITFTIREKDSINIGSSLNYISDYGASIKIATTVPNFGVWTQNYTLTAELSKYPKINVSSLSFYEMGNFKLLGSFDIGYKNFPFFIYNNGDKVSTYKSEIFSGELSLGTTFSSSVVSGVKLGYENYRTNYYEGDKKYLDFEDINQFVYLKPFIYFDTLDNKAFPSKGTSFLLLSFAGEEIRDKNEYHGFSGNISLNFPLNNKFSLSLGGSLGKISGDSLSNSKLFRIGGSKNSGISYAFTGLPTMGRYADEFYIGSIGMKYNLTDTLYLLGVYNVMTYSDGDLSFQKHSELWEDKEYGYGGGIGWDTFLGPMTFMVANNIDKDSPLFELYLGHIF
- a CDS encoding ROK family protein, with product MKYGAIDAGGKRFICGITDENGNTLEKISFLTETPEKTIPSVIEFFKNKGISALGIGCFGPLDLNPNSQTYGYITSTPKEAWRNYNIVGVLKENLNIPIYLDTNINAALLGESMWGAAKNVKNSIYLTIGSGIGGGAIVEGKLVHGLIHPEMGHIFVSRHPRDKFTGTCPFHGGNCLEGMASGPAIEKRWNCSLERLASDHPAWQLEAYYIAHALVNYILVVSPEKIILGGDVMKHKQLFPIIRKAVVKLLNGYVQNEHIFKDINNYIVSPDLGENSGFFGAVALCIKNHK